From Sphingomonas bisphenolicum, one genomic window encodes:
- a CDS encoding molybdopterin oxidoreductase family protein, which produces MTAIKTLCGRCAMGCGVRAMAGLSDDDARGVFIEGDRIHPTNMGWLCPAGEALAADTGLDGRLLHPLLAGKRVGRDRAIAHAARRLSDIIAQHGPASVALHVAGDLPTEDYFAANKLMKGFIGSAHIDVPWNNIATRAQIAAFGEDVMPASGEDVDGAELILAIGAGVLRRHPVLAHRVAMAREERGTQLVIVDPDPGARLLPADLHLAPASGSVATLLGGLLLHLHDADLLDRSFVAKNVAVPDGYWEALRPGHDLWSVAGMTGLPIAAIREFQELSARAPSMVTMFDPDVGDGDARAAEAILALHLVTGRIGQPGAAPFALPGAPNAMGAREVGCIATALAAHRDFSADALASVSRFWSTDRVVVTPGLSGDALREAIGDGLIKVLLMLGDAPAALLDAFPDNRPFTLFAGDRLDPAMADRIDLAIPMPGLLERDGTITGADRLISRQRSVFALPGEARPGWWIVTQIARAMGWHDAFHYERAADIYREHARLSVYQGAGRLLNLRRHAPLSNPAYQELTPWRWGEVPFDGGHFPTSDGRARLLRFWD; this is translated from the coding sequence ATGACGGCAATTAAAACGCTATGCGGCCGATGCGCCATGGGCTGTGGCGTGCGGGCCATGGCTGGCCTGAGCGACGACGATGCGCGGGGCGTCTTCATCGAGGGCGACCGCATTCACCCGACCAATATGGGCTGGCTCTGTCCGGCAGGCGAGGCGCTTGCCGCTGACACGGGACTGGATGGCCGGCTATTGCATCCGTTGCTGGCCGGCAAGCGCGTCGGCCGGGACCGCGCGATCGCCCATGCCGCGCGTCGCCTGTCCGACATCATCGCCCAGCATGGTCCCGCAAGTGTTGCACTCCATGTCGCAGGCGACCTGCCGACCGAGGATTATTTCGCGGCCAACAAGCTGATGAAGGGTTTCATCGGTTCGGCGCATATCGATGTTCCGTGGAATAACATCGCCACGCGTGCGCAGATTGCGGCCTTCGGTGAAGATGTTATGCCCGCGAGCGGCGAGGATGTCGATGGCGCGGAACTGATCCTCGCAATCGGTGCGGGCGTGCTGCGGCGCCATCCGGTGCTGGCGCACCGGGTCGCCATGGCGCGGGAGGAGAGGGGCACGCAACTCGTCATCGTCGATCCCGATCCCGGCGCGCGGCTTCTGCCTGCGGACCTTCATCTGGCGCCGGCGTCCGGCAGCGTCGCCACATTGCTGGGCGGACTGTTGTTGCACTTGCACGACGCAGACTTGCTGGATCGGTCGTTCGTCGCGAAAAATGTGGCGGTGCCGGACGGCTATTGGGAGGCGCTGCGGCCGGGGCACGACCTATGGTCGGTGGCGGGCATGACCGGCCTGCCGATCGCGGCGATACGGGAGTTTCAGGAGTTGTCCGCGCGCGCGCCGAGCATGGTGACAATGTTCGATCCCGACGTTGGGGACGGGGATGCGCGCGCGGCGGAGGCGATCCTGGCCCTGCACCTCGTCACCGGCAGGATCGGTCAGCCTGGTGCGGCGCCTTTCGCGCTGCCCGGGGCGCCCAACGCCATGGGCGCGCGCGAAGTCGGATGCATTGCAACGGCCTTGGCCGCGCATCGGGATTTTTCGGCAGATGCGCTGGCTTCCGTCAGTCGTTTCTGGTCGACGGACAGAGTGGTCGTGACGCCCGGCCTGTCTGGAGATGCGTTGCGCGAGGCGATCGGCGATGGCCTTATCAAGGTGCTGCTGATGCTCGGGGATGCGCCCGCCGCCTTGCTGGATGCCTTTCCCGACAATCGTCCCTTCACACTCTTTGCCGGCGACCGGCTCGATCCCGCGATGGCGGATCGTATCGATCTGGCGATACCGATGCCTGGACTGCTGGAGCGCGACGGCACGATCACCGGCGCAGATCGCCTGATCAGCCGACAGCGGTCAGTTTTTGCCCTGCCGGGTGAAGCGCGACCGGGTTGGTGGATCGTGACGCAGATTGCGCGCGCCATGGGATGGCACGACGCCTTTCATTACGAGCGAGCGGCGGACATCTATCGCGAACATGCCCGGCTATCGGTCTATCAAGGCGCGGGGCGGCTGCTCAACCTGCGTCGTCACGCGCCATTGTCAAACCCGGCCTATCAGGAGTTGACGCCCTGGCGTTGGGGGGAAGTGCCCTTCGACGGCGGCCATTTCCCGACATCGGATGGCAGAGCCCGGCTGCTGCGCTTCTGGGACTAG
- a CDS encoding glycosyltransferase produces MALNVLMLSTLFPDISRPNFGVFVERQARELASRPEADVTVVAPVGLPPWPLSLAARYAPLRALPRKERWRELTVYRPTFPIIPKFGGRTNVGAMTRAILPLVKRLHAEKPFDVIDASFFFPDGPVAQRLSKALGIPYSVKARGADIHYWGTQSGTRKMVLQAADGAAGLLAVSDAMRRSMARMGIDADKIRVHYTGVDLDTFEMGDRDAAKAALDFSGPVLLCVGALIPRKGQDLLVRALPMLPDVTLLLAGQGAFRRTLENLAQELGVERRIGFLGSVPHHKLPRIYTAADVMVLPSESEGLANAWVESLACGTPIVITDVGGARELLDRSEAGRIVAREPEAIAEAIRAILDAPPAAKDVREAALRFTWTANGDTLLAHLQAIAGKAET; encoded by the coding sequence ATGGCGCTCAACGTCCTTATGCTATCGACCCTCTTTCCCGACATCAGCCGACCCAATTTCGGCGTATTCGTGGAACGGCAGGCGCGCGAACTGGCAAGTCGGCCCGAAGCGGACGTCACCGTGGTCGCGCCCGTCGGCCTGCCGCCGTGGCCATTGTCGCTGGCGGCGCGCTATGCCCCCCTGCGCGCGCTGCCGCGCAAGGAACGCTGGCGTGAACTGACGGTCTATCGGCCGACCTTCCCCATCATCCCCAAATTCGGCGGCCGCACCAATGTCGGCGCCATGACCCGCGCCATCCTGCCCCTGGTCAAACGATTGCACGCCGAAAAGCCGTTCGACGTGATCGACGCCAGCTTCTTCTTTCCCGATGGCCCGGTGGCCCAGCGCCTGTCGAAAGCGCTGGGCATTCCCTACTCGGTCAAGGCGCGCGGTGCGGACATCCATTATTGGGGCACGCAAAGCGGCACGCGCAAGATGGTGCTGCAAGCGGCAGACGGCGCGGCGGGCCTGCTCGCCGTATCGGACGCGATGCGCCGGTCGATGGCGCGAATGGGGATCGATGCGGACAAAATCCGTGTCCATTATACGGGCGTCGACCTCGACACATTCGAGATGGGCGACCGCGATGCCGCCAAGGCCGCGCTGGATTTCAGCGGCCCGGTCCTGCTGTGCGTCGGCGCGCTCATCCCGCGCAAGGGGCAGGATCTTCTGGTGCGCGCGCTCCCCATGCTGCCGGATGTGACGCTGTTGCTGGCAGGCCAGGGCGCCTTCCGGCGCACGCTGGAAAATCTGGCGCAGGAACTGGGCGTGGAAAGGCGCATCGGCTTCCTGGGATCGGTGCCGCATCACAAACTGCCCCGTATCTATACGGCGGCCGACGTGATGGTGCTGCCGTCCGAATCCGAAGGGCTGGCCAACGCCTGGGTGGAATCGCTCGCCTGCGGCACGCCGATCGTCATCACCGACGTCGGCGGCGCACGCGAGTTGCTGGATCGGTCTGAAGCCGGTCGGATCGTCGCGCGCGAACCAGAAGCGATCGCCGAGGCGATCAGAGCGATACTGGATGCCCCGCCTGCGGCGAAAGATGTGCGAGAGGCAGCGCTGCGCTTCACCTGGACCGCCAATGGCGACACTTTGCTGGCCCATCTTCAGGCGATCGCGGGAAAAGCGGAAACCTAG
- a CDS encoding helix-turn-helix domain-containing protein, producing the protein MITRIREVRKAKGLTLEQVGALCDPPTTAQTIGRLETGTRTVSVKWLNRIALALGATTAELVALPGQADIAVAALLGPDGARAPTRPLAFPSPLVSDGMVGVHVSASIGDYRSGDAIWCRRIAPDEFSGALNRDILFPRPAGRFLFGRLIGREGDRLQLLPLGAGARQLVLTDPPWAAVAVQLVRRL; encoded by the coding sequence ATGATTACCCGTATCCGCGAGGTCCGCAAGGCCAAGGGGCTTACGCTTGAACAGGTCGGCGCGTTGTGCGATCCACCCACAACGGCCCAGACGATCGGGCGGCTGGAAACCGGCACGCGCACCGTCTCGGTCAAATGGCTCAACCGAATCGCGCTGGCATTGGGCGCCACCACCGCCGAACTGGTGGCTTTGCCGGGACAAGCCGACATAGCGGTCGCCGCTTTGCTCGGGCCGGATGGCGCGCGCGCGCCGACGCGGCCGCTCGCCTTCCCATCGCCGCTTGTCTCCGACGGGATGGTCGGCGTGCATGTCAGCGCCAGTATCGGCGATTATCGCAGCGGAGACGCGATCTGGTGCCGCCGCATCGCACCCGACGAGTTTTCGGGCGCGCTCAATCGCGACATATTATTTCCCCGTCCCGCCGGCCGTTTCCTGTTCGGGCGCCTGATCGGCCGCGAAGGCGACCGCCTGCAACTGCTGCCGCTGGGCGCCGGTGCGCGGCAATTGGTGCTGACCGACCCGCCATGGGCCGCGGTGGCGGTGCAACTCGTCCGACGCCTCTAG
- a CDS encoding DUF6456 domain-containing protein has product MVATHVEQMIEDPEGLTQAVLVHVGESPLAWLHARGHLSERHYLAGDLLRRDWEKAGLGARVTMRWDGAPRSAIGGGGAADPTLAQLSARERFDGAIRAAGPGLADILWRVACAGEGLNAAEKALGWPSRAGKLVLTLALDRVAGWYRVP; this is encoded by the coding sequence ATGGTCGCTACCCATGTCGAGCAGATGATCGAAGACCCGGAAGGCCTGACCCAGGCCGTGCTGGTGCATGTCGGCGAATCGCCGCTCGCCTGGCTTCATGCACGGGGGCATTTGAGCGAGCGCCACTATCTGGCGGGCGACCTGCTGCGCCGCGATTGGGAAAAGGCCGGGCTGGGCGCACGGGTCACCATGCGGTGGGATGGAGCGCCGCGCAGCGCCATTGGTGGGGGAGGGGCTGCCGATCCGACATTGGCCCAGCTGTCGGCGCGCGAACGGTTCGATGGCGCCATCCGCGCCGCTGGTCCCGGCCTTGCCGACATATTGTGGCGCGTCGCCTGTGCAGGCGAGGGGCTGAACGCTGCGGAAAAGGCGCTGGGCTGGCCCAGTCGGGCGGGGAAACTGGTGTTGACCCTGGCGCTCGACCGTGTGGCCGGATGGTATCGCGTGCCGTGA
- a CDS encoding NUDIX hydrolase: MTDPDRNAPEEVMWTGRFITAKKRGKWEYVGRARGIHAAVILAIDDTDDGPHVLLVDQYRVPLGRRCIELPAGLVGDGEEGEEAGIAAARELEEETGFRPHRLESLGQFYISPGMVSESFTLFRAHGLEKTGAGGGVDEEDIHVHRVPLATLPDQIAIWREQGYAMDVKLLLLLGTGMVA; this comes from the coding sequence ATGACCGACCCCGACCGGAACGCACCCGAAGAAGTGATGTGGACGGGGCGTTTCATCACCGCCAAGAAGCGTGGCAAATGGGAATATGTCGGCCGCGCGCGCGGTATCCACGCCGCCGTCATTCTGGCGATCGACGACACGGATGATGGCCCTCACGTTCTGCTGGTGGATCAGTATCGTGTGCCTCTGGGTCGACGTTGCATCGAACTGCCCGCCGGTCTCGTCGGCGACGGAGAGGAGGGCGAGGAGGCCGGCATTGCGGCCGCGCGCGAATTGGAGGAGGAAACCGGCTTCCGTCCGCACCGCCTCGAATCGCTTGGCCAGTTCTACATCTCGCCAGGCATGGTGTCGGAGAGTTTCACCCTCTTCCGCGCACACGGCCTGGAAAAGACCGGCGCGGGCGGCGGAGTAGACGAGGAGGATATTCACGTCCATCGCGTACCCCTCGCCACCCTGCCCGACCAGATCGCCATCTGGCGCGAGCAGGGCTATGCGATGGACGTGAAGCTCCTGCTGCTGCTCGGTACGGGCATGGTTGCCTGA
- a CDS encoding TPM domain-containing protein gives MQLHLTQADHELVSAAVTEAEAHTSGEIVTIVARRSDSYHDVGLSWAAAAVFIALALMAAFPGYLRAFLSALLLDWEHELADWKLLMGLLGLLILKFLVIRYLLAIMPLRMAVTPRTTKARRVRRRAILLFRTAAEARTLGRTGVLIYLSLDEHRAEIVADRAINEKVAAEAWGDAMAALIDAIRAGRAGEGLADAVRQVGVVLTAHFPRADDDINELPDRLIEL, from the coding sequence ATGCAGCTTCATCTGACGCAGGCCGATCACGAATTGGTTTCGGCCGCCGTGACCGAGGCGGAAGCCCATACGTCGGGCGAAATCGTGACCATCGTCGCACGACGGTCCGACAGCTATCATGATGTCGGCCTGAGCTGGGCAGCGGCGGCAGTGTTCATCGCGCTGGCGCTGATGGCCGCATTTCCGGGCTATCTCCGCGCCTTCCTGTCAGCGCTGTTGCTCGACTGGGAGCATGAGCTGGCCGACTGGAAGCTGCTGATGGGGCTGCTCGGCCTTCTCATCCTCAAATTCCTGGTCATACGCTATCTGCTGGCGATCATGCCGCTGCGCATGGCCGTGACGCCGCGTACGACCAAGGCGCGGCGGGTGCGGCGACGCGCCATCCTGCTGTTCCGCACCGCCGCCGAAGCGCGCACCCTCGGCCGCACCGGGGTTCTCATCTATCTCTCGCTCGACGAGCATCGCGCCGAAATCGTCGCCGACAGGGCGATCAACGAGAAGGTCGCGGCGGAAGCCTGGGGCGACGCAATGGCAGCGCTGATAGACGCGATCCGCGCAGGCCGCGCCGGCGAGGGATTGGCGGATGCCGTGCGACAAGTAGGCGTCGTGCTGACCGCCCACTTCCCGCGCGCCGACGACGACATTAACGAACTGCCCGATAGGCTGATCGAATTATGA
- a CDS encoding TPM domain-containing protein, with the protein MLRRLVLILTLLALAPAAWAQSFPTFDDKGVVDAANLLDPAQEQALSQKLIAQKKASGRSLVVATIPDLQGYDISDYGYRLGRAWGIGDKDSNGALLIVAPAERKIRIEVGYGLEGVLTDALSSQIVRNAIAPRFKAGDMPGGIDAGVDQITGLLALPPDEAKARAAAAEADARKQDDGGGAIIGFWIILFIIFFVALPMLSRARGGTRYRRGGGSAPIIIWGPGTGSSGWGSGGGSGWGGSSWGGGDSGGGFSGGGSFGGGGASGDW; encoded by the coding sequence ATGCTTCGCCGCCTGGTCCTGATCCTCACGCTGCTGGCGCTCGCGCCGGCGGCGTGGGCGCAGAGCTTTCCCACATTCGATGACAAGGGCGTGGTCGATGCGGCGAACCTGCTCGATCCTGCACAGGAGCAGGCGCTCAGCCAGAAACTGATCGCGCAGAAAAAAGCGAGCGGCCGTTCGCTCGTCGTGGCGACAATTCCTGATCTTCAGGGCTATGACATATCTGACTATGGTTATCGCCTGGGTCGCGCCTGGGGCATCGGCGACAAGGACAGCAACGGCGCGCTGCTGATCGTCGCGCCGGCCGAGCGCAAGATACGCATCGAAGTCGGCTATGGCCTGGAGGGCGTGCTGACCGATGCGCTGTCCTCGCAGATCGTTCGCAACGCCATCGCCCCGCGTTTCAAGGCCGGGGACATGCCGGGCGGTATCGATGCAGGCGTCGATCAGATCACGGGCCTGCTGGCCCTGCCACCGGACGAGGCCAAGGCGCGCGCAGCGGCGGCCGAAGCGGACGCCCGGAAACAGGATGACGGGGGCGGCGCGATCATCGGCTTCTGGATCATATTGTTCATCATCTTCTTCGTTGCCCTGCCGATGCTGTCGCGCGCACGGGGCGGGACACGCTATCGCCGCGGCGGCGGAAGCGCCCCGATCATCATCTGGGGTCCGGGAACCGGCAGTTCCGGATGGGGATCGGGCGGCGGTTCCGGATGGGGCGGATCGAGTTGGGGCGGCGGCGACAGCGGCGGCGGCTTTTCCGGTGGCGGCAGCTTCGGCGGCGGCGGCGCGTCGGGAGATTGGTGA
- a CDS encoding LemA family protein, translating into MTLLRRFSTVLLPMFGALALSACGINSVPTAEEEAKAKWADVQAQYQRRANLTGNLVATVKAAGKQEQATLTAVVEARAKATSVQVNAEDLSDPAKVAQFQAAQAQLSQGLGRLLATVEAYPDLKTNENFLQLQSQLEGTENRIAVAIRDYNGAVQAYNTRIRTFPDAIGAKLIHGAKPMTPFQATTPGAEEAPKVDFGN; encoded by the coding sequence ATGACGCTCCTGCGCCGCTTCTCCACCGTCCTGCTACCGATGTTCGGGGCGCTTGCCCTGTCCGCCTGTGGCATCAACAGCGTGCCGACCGCCGAAGAGGAGGCGAAGGCGAAATGGGCCGACGTCCAGGCGCAATATCAACGCCGCGCCAACCTGACGGGCAATCTCGTCGCCACCGTGAAGGCGGCAGGCAAGCAGGAACAGGCGACGCTGACCGCTGTGGTCGAAGCCCGCGCCAAGGCGACGTCGGTCCAGGTCAACGCCGAAGATCTGTCCGATCCCGCCAAGGTGGCGCAGTTCCAGGCGGCGCAAGCCCAACTGAGCCAGGGGCTGGGCCGCCTCCTCGCCACGGTCGAGGCCTATCCCGACCTCAAGACCAACGAGAATTTCCTGCAACTCCAGTCGCAACTGGAAGGCACGGAGAACCGCATCGCCGTCGCCATCCGCGACTATAATGGCGCAGTGCAGGCCTATAATACCCGCATCCGTACCTTCCCCGACGCGATCGGCGCCAAGCTGATCCATGGCGCGAAGCCCATGACCCCGTTCCAGGCCACTACGCCGGGCGCGGAGGAGGCGCCGAAGGTCGACTTCGGCAACTGA
- the mscL gene encoding large conductance mechanosensitive channel protein MscL, protein MGLISEFKTFINRGNVMDLAVGVIIGGAFATITKSLTDDLIMPVVGYIFGGADFSGYFVRLGELPAGFKGNPDSYTDLKAAGVAMFGWGQFLTVLVNFIILAFIIFLLVKAMNKLTAKPEPAPAAPAPTPEDIVLLREIRDSLKK, encoded by the coding sequence ATGGGACTGATTTCCGAATTCAAGACATTCATCAACCGCGGCAATGTGATGGACCTCGCGGTCGGTGTCATCATTGGCGGCGCCTTCGCCACCATCACGAAGTCGCTGACCGACGACCTCATCATGCCGGTGGTCGGCTACATCTTCGGCGGCGCCGATTTTTCCGGTTATTTTGTGCGGCTCGGAGAGTTGCCGGCTGGCTTCAAGGGCAATCCTGACAGCTATACCGATCTGAAAGCCGCCGGCGTCGCGATGTTCGGCTGGGGACAGTTTTTGACCGTGCTGGTCAATTTCATCATTCTCGCCTTCATCATCTTCTTGCTGGTCAAGGCGATGAACAAGCTTACCGCCAAGCCCGAACCTGCGCCGGCCGCGCCGGCCCCCACGCCCGAGGACATCGTGCTGCTGCGCGAAATCCGGGATTCGCTTAAAAAATAA
- a CDS encoding chemotaxis protein CheA, producing MDELLQEFISETQETLEALAGEVVAWEADPSDRDRLDAIFRFFHTVKGSCGFLNLPRFERLSHAAEDVLSEIRAGKRGADPATVSAVLGIMDRIGELTEAVAIGAALPSENDDFLIGALSAQPERAAQSAIETAAAPVAVARQGGAQSGPRTIRLPLSLIDQLMNGVSDMVLARNELSRKLRERSADPELDNVFERLSSCVADMRDVISKTRMQRVDRLFAAIPRMVRDLGRDLGKRIDLTLEGGDVEMDREMVEMVVDPLTHIVRNSIDHGIETPENRRAAGKPDAGRLRLEARQSGNQIVIAIADDGAGIDTARLVDKAIAAGRLTRQAAMRLSEEDKLDLIFQAGLSTANQVTAISGRGVGMDVVRANVERIGGVIALDNHPGQGLCITLRVPLTLTIIPGLIVRAGGQHFAIPRSAVVEILHDNNETLQVSEVGGAKIATIRAIRHSMVDLEDVLGMEKPVQQGPRAIMVVRSATGVPFAMGVSAVDNHEELVIRPASPLVMATGVYAGMTLPDNGKPMLLLDAAGLANAARLPNIVDDRAARQQEEQAGAQAGVEMVAALRFEELTGERRLLKLSLIERVEDIDASLFGKSGGRAFVRLDERLVPVANGLSQFDRAKVSALRLRDDRREACYPVASVLDIVQMPAVPDMVAMHGMLSGVAVVDGEHLEVINPFALFAGLPEEGAVERARGRCVLADSGDGWTREILAPLLRQAGHEVVLGLPGDCAVDPEDVVLCTEADAAQAAEIMGCRVVHLRASPRPEGPQDVSIYRYDQDALMAAIAGRRA from the coding sequence ATGGACGAACTACTTCAGGAATTCATATCCGAGACCCAGGAAACGCTGGAGGCTCTCGCAGGCGAAGTGGTCGCCTGGGAAGCCGATCCATCCGACCGGGATCGGCTGGATGCCATCTTCCGCTTTTTCCATACGGTGAAGGGTAGCTGCGGCTTCCTGAATTTGCCGCGCTTCGAACGGCTGAGTCACGCGGCCGAGGATGTGCTGTCCGAGATTCGCGCTGGAAAGCGTGGGGCGGACCCCGCCACCGTAAGCGCCGTACTCGGCATCATGGACCGGATTGGCGAACTGACCGAGGCGGTCGCCATCGGTGCGGCCCTGCCCAGCGAGAATGATGATTTTCTGATCGGCGCTCTGAGCGCCCAGCCCGAACGCGCCGCTCAGTCAGCGATCGAAACGGCCGCAGCGCCCGTTGCCGTCGCGCGGCAGGGTGGGGCGCAATCGGGGCCGCGGACCATTCGCCTGCCTCTCAGTCTGATCGATCAGTTGATGAATGGCGTGTCGGACATGGTGCTGGCGCGCAATGAATTGTCGCGCAAGCTGCGCGAGCGTTCCGCCGATCCCGAACTGGATAATGTGTTCGAACGGCTGTCGAGCTGCGTCGCCGACATGCGCGACGTGATATCCAAGACGCGGATGCAACGGGTCGATCGCCTGTTTGCGGCCATCCCGCGTATGGTGCGCGACCTTGGCCGCGACCTTGGCAAGCGCATCGACCTCACGCTGGAAGGCGGCGATGTCGAAATGGACCGCGAAATGGTGGAGATGGTCGTCGATCCGCTCACCCATATCGTGCGCAACAGCATCGATCACGGTATCGAGACGCCTGAAAACCGGCGCGCCGCGGGGAAACCGGACGCGGGGCGCTTGCGGCTGGAAGCACGCCAGTCGGGCAATCAGATCGTCATTGCGATCGCCGACGACGGTGCAGGCATCGACACGGCGCGTCTGGTCGACAAGGCCATCGCCGCAGGCCGGCTGACCCGGCAAGCCGCCATGCGTCTTTCCGAAGAAGACAAGCTCGACCTTATTTTCCAGGCCGGCCTTTCGACCGCGAATCAGGTGACCGCCATTTCCGGCCGGGGTGTCGGCATGGATGTGGTGCGCGCCAATGTGGAGCGTATCGGCGGGGTTATCGCTCTCGACAATCATCCGGGGCAGGGGTTGTGCATTACGTTGCGCGTGCCGTTGACGCTGACGATCATTCCCGGGCTGATTGTCCGGGCCGGCGGTCAGCATTTCGCGATCCCGCGCTCGGCGGTGGTCGAAATCCTGCACGACAATAATGAAACGTTGCAGGTCAGCGAGGTCGGGGGCGCAAAGATCGCGACGATTCGCGCGATCCGCCATTCCATGGTCGATCTTGAAGATGTGCTGGGCATGGAAAAGCCCGTTCAGCAGGGGCCGCGCGCTATCATGGTGGTGCGTTCGGCCACTGGCGTACCCTTCGCGATGGGCGTGTCGGCGGTCGACAATCATGAGGAACTGGTGATCCGTCCGGCCTCGCCCCTGGTGATGGCGACCGGGGTCTATGCCGGCATGACCCTGCCTGACAATGGCAAGCCGATGCTGTTGCTCGACGCCGCCGGTCTCGCCAACGCGGCGCGTCTGCCCAACATCGTGGACGATCGGGCTGCGCGGCAGCAGGAAGAGCAAGCCGGCGCGCAAGCCGGCGTCGAGATGGTCGCGGCACTGCGTTTCGAGGAACTGACGGGCGAACGCCGCCTGCTCAAATTGTCACTGATCGAGCGGGTCGAAGATATCGATGCAAGCCTGTTCGGCAAATCGGGCGGCCGTGCGTTCGTGCGGCTCGACGAGCGGCTGGTGCCTGTCGCCAACGGCCTGTCGCAATTCGATCGGGCCAAGGTGTCCGCGCTGCGCTTGCGCGACGATCGGCGCGAGGCCTGCTATCCCGTGGCAAGCGTACTCGACATCGTCCAGATGCCGGCCGTCCCGGACATGGTCGCCATGCATGGGATGTTGAGCGGCGTCGCGGTAGTCGATGGCGAGCATCTCGAGGTGATCAATCCCTTCGCCCTTTTCGCCGGTTTGCCCGAAGAAGGGGCGGTCGAGCGTGCGCGGGGGCGATGCGTGCTGGCCGACAGCGGCGATGGATGGACGCGTGAGATATTGGCGCCATTGCTGCGGCAGGCGGGGCATGAGGTGGTTCTGGGCCTGCCCGGCGACTGCGCCGTCGATCCGGAAGACGTGGTCCTTTGCACGGAAGCGGATGCCGCGCAGGCGGCCGAAATCATGGGGTGTCGCGTCGTGCATCTGCGCGCCTCGCCTCGCCCTGAAGGGCCGCAGGACGTCAGCATTTATCGCTATGATCAGGATGCGCTGATGGCGGCGATCGCCGGTCGGCGGGCTTAA